In Novosphingobium sp. P6W, a genomic segment contains:
- a CDS encoding alpha-L-rhamnosidase C-terminal domain-containing protein, with amino-acid sequence MKYHVWAALASMAGTSAACAQPAAQGWITQADAPAKENPVVLHFRRTISLSDKPVSFPVRVSADNRFILYVNGTRVASGPSTGDVAHWREQSVDLARWLKQGANVVAAVVWNGVKPLNLSPNPTPEQRKAAEGTALFTQTAPNFQQSVATGFRLIGEGAAKRLSTSEAGWRVRRDKGHSFENGWRQVLKGGFFYVAGHPEIIDARLADFNWNGPKETGSGWSDAIPAPDASKRNLVADKLPAQTYAATSAGTVVRSDLVGGLAFPERAVTVPPNRKVKLLIQRDAMISAYPRLDVTGGAGSKITLTWSEALYDAKLKKADRAVVGDRNVFGIHDTFLPDGNARSFETLWWRTWRYAEIAVETKDQPLVLKELRAYETGYPFAQVGRFVSNDPSLTRIFDVGWRTARIDAHETYMDTAYWEQLQYTGDTRLQMLISYAVAGDPRLAEQAIDAYAGSNVENGLMDGAYPQRSSNVIAPFSLVWVGMLDDWMMRQPDQAPVVRHLARMREVLDWFKQWRRPSGLLGKNPQWNFIDWAGQSATDRSRFPSYGSSNESCLMSVSWLGALQQGARIEGALGDQAKAAENHALALELNRAIRARCWVPSRGLFADNPDGTVFSQHMNALAILYDVATPQEAGSILDRIVVPGNGIDAPEGMFTTSYYFAWYLAQATVHAGKGDRYLQLLDTWRDLLKLNYTTWPEERGDTRSDSHAWSAHPTADLLGVVAGIGPATPGYATVRIAPALGPLTQVDATAATPKGPVTVRYRIKGGRLTADVHRPATLQGTFEWKGKSYPLTKKTTRIVVPVRVTEDR; translated from the coding sequence ATGAAATATCACGTTTGGGCTGCCCTGGCTTCGATGGCCGGTACCAGCGCCGCTTGCGCTCAGCCGGCAGCTCAGGGCTGGATCACGCAGGCCGATGCGCCAGCTAAAGAGAACCCGGTCGTGTTGCACTTTCGGCGCACGATCAGTCTTTCGGATAAGCCTGTGTCGTTTCCAGTGCGGGTGAGTGCGGACAACCGGTTCATCCTCTATGTCAACGGGACAAGGGTCGCGTCGGGTCCTTCGACCGGTGATGTCGCACATTGGCGCGAGCAGAGCGTTGATCTTGCACGATGGCTCAAACAGGGCGCCAACGTGGTCGCGGCGGTTGTCTGGAACGGCGTCAAACCCCTCAATTTGTCACCCAACCCCACTCCGGAGCAACGCAAGGCCGCAGAGGGTACCGCACTGTTTACCCAAACGGCGCCCAACTTCCAGCAAAGCGTCGCAACTGGATTTCGGTTGATCGGCGAGGGCGCTGCCAAGCGCCTTTCGACTAGTGAGGCGGGCTGGCGTGTCAGGCGCGACAAGGGGCACAGTTTTGAAAATGGTTGGCGCCAGGTCCTGAAAGGGGGCTTCTTCTACGTCGCGGGCCACCCGGAGATCATCGACGCCCGCTTGGCCGACTTCAACTGGAACGGGCCGAAGGAAACAGGTTCCGGGTGGAGCGACGCGATCCCTGCGCCTGACGCCTCAAAGCGCAACCTAGTCGCAGACAAGCTGCCGGCCCAAACGTACGCCGCCACCTCCGCAGGCACGGTGGTTCGCAGCGATCTAGTGGGAGGTTTGGCTTTTCCCGAGCGGGCGGTGACTGTCCCCCCAAACAGGAAGGTCAAGCTTCTCATCCAGCGAGATGCGATGATATCGGCCTATCCGCGGCTCGACGTTACGGGGGGCGCAGGCTCCAAGATCACACTGACGTGGTCAGAGGCGCTCTACGACGCGAAGCTGAAAAAGGCGGATCGCGCGGTCGTTGGAGACCGCAATGTCTTTGGAATTCACGATACGTTCCTGCCGGACGGCAATGCAAGATCATTTGAAACGTTGTGGTGGCGGACCTGGCGTTATGCAGAGATCGCGGTCGAAACGAAAGATCAACCGCTCGTTCTGAAGGAACTGCGGGCCTACGAAACCGGCTATCCCTTTGCTCAGGTCGGACGCTTTGTAAGCAATGATCCCTCGCTGACGCGCATTTTCGATGTCGGCTGGCGAACCGCGCGCATCGATGCCCATGAGACTTACATGGACACCGCCTATTGGGAACAGCTTCAGTACACGGGCGACACGCGCTTGCAGATGCTGATCTCCTATGCGGTGGCAGGCGATCCTCGTCTGGCAGAACAGGCGATCGACGCTTATGCCGGCTCAAATGTCGAGAACGGCCTGATGGATGGCGCCTACCCTCAGCGGTCAAGCAACGTGATCGCGCCATTTTCGCTTGTTTGGGTCGGCATGCTCGACGATTGGATGATGCGTCAGCCTGATCAGGCTCCCGTTGTCCGTCATCTTGCTCGGATGCGCGAAGTGCTTGACTGGTTCAAGCAGTGGCGACGCCCAAGCGGGTTGCTGGGCAAGAACCCCCAATGGAATTTCATTGACTGGGCAGGTCAATCGGCCACCGACCGATCGCGTTTTCCATCGTATGGAAGCTCGAACGAGAGTTGCCTGATGAGCGTTAGCTGGCTCGGCGCCCTACAGCAAGGAGCCAGGATCGAGGGCGCTCTCGGGGATCAAGCCAAGGCAGCAGAGAACCATGCACTCGCATTGGAGCTCAACCGAGCTATCCGGGCGAGGTGCTGGGTCCCTTCACGCGGATTGTTCGCTGACAATCCTGATGGAACCGTATTCAGCCAGCACATGAATGCACTCGCAATCCTCTACGACGTGGCGACACCTCAGGAAGCAGGCTCGATTCTGGATCGTATTGTCGTCCCGGGCAACGGAATCGATGCCCCCGAGGGCATGTTCACGACTAGCTACTACTTCGCCTGGTATCTGGCTCAGGCTACTGTCCACGCTGGAAAAGGTGACCGTTACCTTCAGTTGCTCGACACATGGCGGGACCTCCTAAAGCTAAATTATACGACCTGGCCCGAAGAGCGAGGCGACACGCGATCTGACAGCCATGCCTGGAGCGCGCATCCGACTGCCGATCTGCTCGGAGTCGTGGCGGGCATCGGTCCCGCAACACCGGGCTATGCGACTGTGCGCATTGCGCCCGCTTTGGGCCCTCTAACTCAGGTGGATGCAACTGCCGCGACACCCAAAGGACCAGTAACTGTCCGCTATCGTATCAAGGGTGGCCGCCTCACCGCAGATGTGCACCGGCCGGCCACGCTGCAAGGTACCTTTGAATGGAAAGGCAAGAGCTATCCATTAACAAAGAAGACGACACGCATTGTTGTACCGGTGCGGGTCACCGAAGACCGCTAG
- a CDS encoding alpha/beta hydrolase — translation MNVDLPEARDIGLARDRIATYRRVYGLIRTKSESRDGNCRPVLQAGSSYVGAATRPPRPVSACIRASSNPLSTVTPIGHRGQLDDHWILSIAGVAGSHSPSWEDTMRTSIWRNTSIFCLGVICMPHAFAATPLTSEPVELKNAVKLDTGSVPSANGAELWFGTAGNMSVRNTSRALLVPVLPERQKATGAAVVVAPGGAFMTLSWDHEGMKIARILADRGIAAFVLKYRLDPTPSAWPEFAKVMRARMSQWIGKPGQGLNIKTPDYAIADGIAALRSVRVNAKRWHVDAKRVGMIGFSAGARLTIHITTQAAPADRPDFSIMVYPPMEKVTVPADAPPAFIAMATDDPLSGRAGFGLIQSWIDARRPVELHAYQRGGHGFGSGTPRTTTDGWMDGLLRWLDLNGFGVAAPTLQ, via the coding sequence TTGAACGTCGATCTCCCTGAAGCACGTGACATCGGGTTGGCCCGCGACCGCATCGCCACCTATCGCAGAGTGTACGGGCTGATCCGTACTAAATCGGAATCTAGAGACGGGAACTGTCGCCCGGTGTTACAGGCAGGCTCCAGCTACGTGGGGGCGGCAACGCGACCGCCCCGGCCGGTCTCAGCCTGTATTCGGGCAAGCTCTAACCCGCTGTCGACGGTCACGCCGATAGGGCACCGAGGACAGCTCGATGACCATTGGATTTTGTCGATCGCTGGCGTAGCAGGCAGCCATTCGCCCAGTTGGGAGGATACCATGCGAACTTCTATATGGCGAAACACTTCGATTTTTTGCCTTGGTGTGATCTGCATGCCTCACGCCTTTGCCGCAACGCCCCTGACCAGCGAACCGGTCGAGCTGAAGAACGCCGTCAAGCTGGACACCGGCTCCGTGCCGTCCGCGAACGGCGCGGAACTGTGGTTCGGCACCGCAGGAAACATGTCGGTGCGCAATACCTCGCGGGCGCTTCTGGTGCCGGTGCTCCCCGAAAGGCAAAAAGCGACCGGCGCAGCCGTCGTGGTGGCACCCGGCGGCGCTTTCATGACTTTATCATGGGACCACGAGGGTATGAAGATTGCCCGTATCCTCGCTGATCGAGGCATCGCTGCGTTTGTCCTGAAATACCGCCTTGATCCCACTCCGAGCGCATGGCCTGAGTTCGCCAAGGTGATGAGAGCGCGGATGTCGCAATGGATTGGCAAGCCTGGACAGGGCCTAAACATCAAGACCCCGGATTATGCCATCGCCGATGGTATCGCTGCGCTCAGGTCAGTGCGCGTGAATGCCAAGCGATGGCATGTCGATGCAAAACGTGTCGGAATGATTGGTTTTTCGGCGGGCGCGCGTCTGACGATCCATATCACAACTCAGGCAGCGCCAGCAGATCGGCCCGATTTTTCCATAATGGTTTATCCGCCAATGGAAAAGGTCACGGTTCCGGCAGACGCGCCACCGGCTTTTATAGCTATGGCAACAGACGATCCACTATCGGGCCGCGCCGGCTTCGGGCTGATCCAGAGCTGGATCGATGCACGCCGTCCCGTTGAGTTGCACGCCTATCAGCGCGGAGGTCACGGCTTCGGATCAGGTACTCCGCGCACGACCACCGATGGGTGGATGGACGGCCTGTTGCGCTGGCTGGACCTCAATGGCTTCGGCGTAGCAGCGCCGACCCTGCAGTGA
- a CDS encoding glycoside hydrolase family 3 C-terminal domain-containing protein, translating to MANFPKRLLATVGAAALALPLTATYAASPADPDRRAREVLARMTREEKIALLHGRMLSLIAQAKRPEGVTVGAGFVEGVPRLGIPPQVSTDASLGVSNLLDMRRGDVATALPSGLALAATWDPGLVREGGRMIGSEARAKGFNVMLAGGVNLVRDPRSGRNFEYLGEDPLLAGTLAGAQIDGVQSNHVVSTIKHFALNDQEIGRSSASVQMDEAAMRESDLLAFEIGIEKGNPGAVMCGYNKIGGTYSCENPFLLTQVLRSDWGFKGFVMSDWGAVHSLGSLQAGLDQQQGEQIDAKRWLSTELVAALDAGRVPESAVDIAALRILRTLYAHGLDTSGPLKSEIDFETNGAIARRAAEEGIVMLRNPTSLLPIAASVQTIAVIGGHADIGVLSGGGSSQVAPVGGFRKIEPVRGGPAAAFGRKGYGGTPPLDAIRASFPTARVVFVDGADPEAAAKAARSADIAIVFGEKHATEADDQRDLSLDAGQDALIDAVTSANPRSVVVLETGNAVVMPWAQKAGAILVAWFPGQHGGEAIADVLAGKVNPSGRLPVTFPTGTDQLPNPVMPGSDLPPPSKDERITYGVNTNSPPFEIRYPEGSDVGYRWFDRQSKQPAYAFGYGLSYTTFTYSDLTVEGGKTLSVRFAVTNAGTVAGADVPQVYVRLEGKAKRLIGWQKVRLAPGEKRIVTLKADRRLLGHYDTARQRWAVPAGRATVELARSANDPVLTSAARISAATILP from the coding sequence ATGGCGAACTTCCCGAAGCGGTTGCTTGCAACCGTCGGTGCTGCTGCTCTTGCCCTGCCGCTTACCGCCACTTATGCGGCCAGCCCTGCAGATCCCGACCGGCGTGCCCGGGAAGTGCTTGCCCGGATGACGCGCGAAGAAAAGATTGCGCTCCTGCACGGCCGGATGCTGTCCCTTATTGCGCAGGCCAAACGGCCCGAAGGCGTTACCGTGGGCGCTGGGTTTGTCGAAGGTGTGCCACGCCTTGGCATTCCCCCACAGGTTTCGACAGATGCCAGCTTGGGCGTCTCGAATCTTCTAGACATGCGTCGCGGTGACGTTGCTACCGCGCTTCCCTCTGGTCTTGCCCTGGCTGCTACCTGGGACCCAGGCCTGGTCCGCGAGGGGGGGCGCATGATCGGTTCGGAAGCCCGTGCGAAGGGTTTCAACGTAATGCTTGCAGGCGGGGTCAACCTCGTGCGGGATCCGCGCTCTGGCCGTAATTTCGAATATCTCGGGGAAGATCCGTTGCTGGCGGGAACTTTGGCCGGCGCGCAGATCGACGGCGTGCAGTCGAACCACGTGGTCTCGACCATCAAGCACTTCGCCCTCAATGACCAGGAAATCGGCCGCTCCAGCGCATCAGTCCAGATGGACGAGGCCGCGATGCGAGAAAGCGACTTGCTTGCCTTCGAAATCGGCATCGAGAAGGGCAATCCCGGTGCAGTGATGTGCGGCTACAACAAGATTGGCGGAACATACTCCTGCGAGAATCCATTCCTGCTTACTCAGGTTTTGCGAAGCGATTGGGGCTTTAAGGGCTTCGTTATGTCGGATTGGGGAGCGGTTCACTCACTTGGATCGCTACAAGCCGGGCTGGATCAGCAGCAGGGAGAGCAAATCGATGCCAAGCGGTGGCTGTCTACAGAACTTGTTGCTGCGCTGGACGCTGGGCGAGTTCCAGAAAGTGCTGTCGATATCGCCGCGCTCCGAATCCTACGTACCCTTTACGCTCATGGCCTCGACACGTCAGGACCCTTGAAAAGCGAGATCGACTTCGAGACAAACGGCGCCATAGCGCGGCGCGCCGCCGAGGAGGGCATCGTTATGCTCCGCAATCCCACGAGCCTTTTGCCGATCGCGGCCTCGGTTCAGACCATCGCTGTGATTGGAGGTCACGCCGACATCGGCGTCCTTTCGGGGGGGGGCTCCAGCCAGGTCGCTCCCGTAGGAGGGTTCCGAAAGATTGAACCGGTCCGCGGGGGACCTGCGGCTGCCTTCGGCCGCAAGGGCTATGGCGGCACGCCTCCGCTCGATGCTATTCGCGCCTCCTTTCCCACGGCACGCGTGGTATTCGTAGACGGCGCCGATCCTGAAGCCGCTGCAAAAGCCGCACGCAGCGCTGACATCGCAATAGTTTTCGGCGAGAAACACGCCACCGAAGCTGACGATCAACGCGATCTCTCCCTCGATGCCGGACAGGATGCACTGATCGATGCAGTGACGTCGGCAAACCCGCGCAGTGTAGTCGTGCTCGAAACCGGTAATGCCGTAGTCATGCCCTGGGCGCAGAAAGCCGGCGCGATTCTCGTGGCCTGGTTCCCCGGCCAGCACGGGGGCGAAGCCATCGCGGATGTTCTGGCAGGAAAGGTCAATCCTTCCGGCCGCCTCCCTGTCACCTTCCCGACGGGAACCGACCAATTGCCCAACCCCGTGATGCCCGGATCGGACCTGCCCCCGCCCAGCAAGGACGAGCGCATAACGTATGGCGTCAATACCAACTCGCCCCCTTTCGAAATCCGTTACCCGGAGGGATCGGATGTTGGCTATCGCTGGTTCGATCGTCAAAGCAAACAGCCAGCCTACGCTTTCGGCTATGGACTAAGCTACACGACTTTTACCTACTCCGACCTCACCGTCGAAGGTGGTAAGACGCTCTCGGTACGTTTTGCCGTCACCAATGCAGGAACTGTTGCGGGTGCGGACGTGCCCCAAGTGTATGTACGTCTCGAAGGGAAAGCCAAGCGTCTCATCGGGTGGCAGAAAGTCCGGCTTGCACCGGGCGAAAAGCGGATAGTGACACTGAAGGCAGATCGCCGCCTTCTTGGCCACTACGACACGGCACGGCAGCGCTGGGCAGTCCCGGCCGGCAGGGCCACGGTTGAGCTGGCAAGATCCGCGAACGACCCCGTCCTAACCTCAGCAGCGCGCATCAGCGCGGCAACGATACTGCCATGA